Proteins from a single region of Desulfobacter postgatei 2ac9:
- a CDS encoding Druantia anti-phage system protein DruA: MSFAVLPNLHLIVNNARFLILPWIQSKNLASKVLSLITHRLPDDWHNKYNIRPVLLETFVQKDRFAGTCYKAANWQIVGETKGRGKLGANPKKGTVIVPIKDVWVYPLDQNFRTLLKST, translated from the coding sequence GTGAGTTTTGCGGTATTGCCAAATTTGCATTTGATTGTGAATAATGCCAGATTCCTTATTTTGCCATGGATTCAATCAAAAAATTTGGCATCCAAAGTTCTCTCATTAATCACACACCGACTCCCTGATGATTGGCACAACAAGTATAATATCCGACCTGTCCTGCTTGAGACGTTTGTTCAAAAAGATCGTTTCGCAGGGACCTGTTATAAAGCCGCAAACTGGCAAATTGTTGGAGAAACTAAAGGGCGTGGTAAATTAGGTGCTAACCCAAAGAAAGGGACGGTGATTGTTCCCATCAAAGATGTTTGGGTTTATCCTCTGGACCAGAATTTTAGGACTTTACTCAAATCAACTTAA